A region of Deltaproteobacteria bacterium DNA encodes the following proteins:
- a CDS encoding SelT/SelW/SelH family protein — translation MKSQNRVEITYCRQCRWLLRATWMAQELLTTFDEEIGEVALVPGTGGIFEVSVNGALVWSREEKGRFPDIRELKQCVRDRIAPEKTLGHSDK, via the coding sequence ATGAAAAGTCAAAACCGTGTTGAGATTACATATTGCAGACAATGCCGGTGGTTACTCAGGGCAACCTGGATGGCGCAGGAGCTGCTCACGACTTTCGACGAGGAAATCGGCGAAGTAGCTCTCGTTCCGGGGACGGGGGGCATTTTCGAGGTCAGTGTTAACGGCGCACTCGTGTGGTCCAGAGAAGAGAAAGGCCGCTTTCCCGATATCAGGGAGTTAAAACAGTGTGTGAGGGACCGTATCGCGCCTGAAAAAACGCTCGGACATTCGGATAAATAA
- the aat gene encoding leucyl/phenylalanyl-tRNA--protein transferase: MPVYLLNESLIFPHPMNAEPGGLLAVGGDLSVERLLLAYRNGIFPWYSEGDPIMWFSPDPRLVLALSDLYVSTKLRKLIRANTFDVRYDNSFEEVITLCANASRKGQDGTWITDDMIDAYIELHQEGYAHSVETYYEGRLVGGLYGLSLGGAFFGESMFHLMSDSSKVALYYLVRKLRKWDFDFIDSQVSNDHMKRMGGREISRETFLLKLGDALDKKTIKGSWDDAPALRKDRL, encoded by the coding sequence ATGCCAGTATATCTACTGAACGAGTCGCTGATTTTTCCTCACCCGATGAACGCCGAGCCCGGCGGGCTTCTCGCGGTGGGAGGCGACCTTAGCGTCGAGAGGCTCCTCCTCGCATATCGAAACGGAATTTTCCCGTGGTATTCAGAAGGCGACCCTATTATGTGGTTTTCCCCCGACCCGCGGCTTGTGCTGGCTCTGTCCGATCTTTATGTATCAACGAAGCTGAGGAAACTCATCAGGGCAAACACCTTTGACGTAAGATACGATAATTCATTTGAGGAAGTGATTACGCTGTGCGCGAATGCGAGCCGGAAGGGGCAGGACGGCACATGGATAACCGATGATATGATCGATGCCTATATCGAGCTTCATCAGGAAGGATACGCCCACTCTGTCGAGACATATTATGAGGGCAGGCTCGTCGGCGGTTTATACGGTCTATCCCTGGGAGGGGCTTTTTTCGGGGAATCGATGTTTCACCTGATGAGTGATTCTTCCAAAGTCGCTTTGTATTATCTCGTTCGGAAGCTCAGAAAATGGGACTTCGATTTTATCGACTCACAGGTGTCGAACGATCATATGAAGCGTATGGGAGGCAGGGAAATATCCAGGGAGACCTTTCTCTTAAAACTGGGGGATGCCCTTGATAAGAAAACGATAAAGGGGAGCTGGGATGATGCGCCTGCTTTAAGGAAAGATCGTCTCTGA
- a CDS encoding gamma-glutamyl-gamma-aminobutyrate hydrolase family protein (Members of this family of hydrolases with an active site Cys residue belong to MEROPS family C26.) has product MPRLLVFQHVAYEILGTLDPLLRGSGFRIKYVNFERHPGFVPSLGGYDGLIVLGGPMNVDETGEYPHLNTEVEVIREAIGEGMPILGICLGSQLIAKALDAKVNRNSEKEIGWYDVRPTARGKADPLVSNFSEVEKIFHWHGDTFDLPEGAELLASSELCGNQAFRYRDNVYGFQFHLEVDEPMVERWLGIPQNRDEIERTNGKIDPEKIRLETPEYIDRLKDLSDRTFGGFINLFGFRKKRKTLPSR; this is encoded by the coding sequence ATGCCGAGACTTTTGGTATTTCAACATGTAGCATATGAGATTCTCGGAACCCTTGACCCATTGCTCAGAGGCTCCGGGTTCAGAATCAAATACGTTAATTTCGAAAGGCATCCGGGCTTCGTGCCAAGTCTGGGGGGATACGACGGACTGATAGTCCTGGGCGGTCCTATGAATGTCGATGAAACAGGCGAGTATCCTCATCTGAATACGGAAGTTGAAGTGATAAGAGAGGCCATAGGGGAAGGGATGCCCATACTCGGTATATGTCTCGGCTCCCAGCTAATCGCCAAGGCTCTGGATGCCAAGGTAAATAGAAACAGCGAAAAGGAGATAGGATGGTACGATGTTCGTCCTACCGCTCGGGGAAAAGCCGACCCGCTCGTTTCCAATTTCTCCGAGGTGGAAAAGATTTTCCACTGGCACGGGGATACGTTTGATTTACCCGAAGGCGCGGAGCTTCTTGCCTCCTCCGAATTGTGCGGGAACCAGGCCTTTCGCTACCGGGACAATGTTTACGGTTTTCAGTTCCACCTGGAGGTCGATGAGCCGATGGTGGAGCGCTGGCTCGGTATTCCCCAGAACCGGGATGAGATAGAACGGACAAACGGAAAAATAGACCCCGAAAAAATCAGATTGGAAACACCGGAATATATCGACCGTCTCAAAGATTTAAGCGACAGGACATTCGGGGGCTTCATAAATTTATTCGGTTTCAGAAAGAAACGAAAAACCCTTCCTTCGAGGTAG
- a CDS encoding WG repeat-containing protein: MKRHYVFALIFFLLAVISCATSGSRYGGDSGGVALFPVERENKWGFIDKKGDIVIPLKYEGAVDFSEDRALVKKDGKWGYINEFDVMVITPEYKEAHTFSEGLAHVKVDGRYGYIDRVGKVVADPLFEKAEPFSEGLASVKVNGRWGYINKEGKMVIDPGYDRAFGFSDGLALVVVEGKGGYIKKNGNVFIEPGYDWAEGFSEGLACVFSDGKYVYLDRFGEVRLETDFEGARHFKEGAAAIMKNGKYGFINKEGVIIVQPEFDETGDFSEGLASVRTGDKWGFVNKRGEIVIEPRFRTAVSFSNGLSIVELGGGKWAYIDRNGDFVWKSFD; this comes from the coding sequence TTGAAACGTCATTATGTATTTGCTTTGATATTTTTTCTGCTTGCAGTCATATCATGCGCTACTTCCGGCTCCCGGTACGGGGGTGATTCGGGGGGCGTCGCTCTTTTTCCTGTCGAGAGAGAGAACAAGTGGGGATTTATAGATAAAAAGGGCGACATCGTAATTCCGCTGAAATACGAAGGGGCCGTCGATTTTTCGGAAGACAGGGCGCTTGTCAAAAAGGACGGGAAATGGGGTTACATAAATGAATTCGATGTCATGGTGATAACGCCCGAGTATAAGGAGGCCCATACTTTCTCGGAAGGGCTCGCCCACGTGAAGGTGGACGGACGGTACGGATACATAGACAGGGTTGGTAAGGTTGTCGCTGATCCCCTGTTTGAAAAAGCGGAGCCGTTTTCCGAGGGACTCGCCAGTGTGAAAGTGAACGGCAGATGGGGTTACATAAACAAAGAGGGCAAAATGGTGATCGATCCCGGGTATGACAGGGCGTTCGGGTTCTCGGACGGGCTGGCGCTTGTGGTCGTCGAAGGCAAGGGCGGTTATATAAAAAAGAACGGGAATGTCTTCATCGAACCGGGGTACGATTGGGCCGAGGGATTCTCAGAGGGGCTGGCGTGTGTATTTTCCGACGGGAAATACGTTTATCTGGACAGGTTCGGAGAGGTCAGGCTCGAGACGGACTTTGAAGGGGCGAGGCATTTTAAAGAGGGCGCCGCCGCAATTATGAAGAACGGCAAATACGGTTTCATTAATAAAGAGGGGGTGATTATAGTGCAGCCTGAATTTGATGAGACTGGGGATTTCTCCGAGGGTCTCGCAAGCGTGAGGACGGGGGATAAATGGGGGTTCGTCAACAAGAGAGGCGAGATTGTGATCGAGCCCCGGTTCCGGACTGCAGTGAGCTTTTCCAACGGACTCTCAATAGTGGAGCTTGGGGGCGGAAAGTGGGCTTATATAGACAGGAATGGGGACTTTGTCTGGAAATCCTTCGATTGA
- a CDS encoding SGNH/GDSL hydrolase family protein — MKSILCYGDSITWGYNPADGTRFPFEKRWPGVLQMELGDSVRVMEEALPGRTTNWDSPFLPDRNGRKSLPMVLETHAPVDIFIFMLGTNDLWKGFELSASDIAASCMSLVWTVQKSMAGPGLGVPEIIFIAPYPLGRLSQFMKFYFEGRGTVSRQLGKECRKASEAAGSRFLDSSKYVKASKIDGVHLDEQEHGNLAIGIKELVKDMPGFNI, encoded by the coding sequence ATGAAATCGATTTTATGTTACGGCGATTCTATTACCTGGGGTTATAATCCCGCCGACGGGACCAGATTCCCTTTTGAGAAACGCTGGCCCGGAGTTTTACAGATGGAACTCGGCGATTCCGTGAGAGTGATGGAAGAAGCCCTTCCCGGACGCACAACTAACTGGGACAGTCCCTTTCTGCCGGACCGGAACGGGCGCAAGTCGCTCCCCATGGTACTCGAGACTCACGCTCCTGTAGATATTTTTATATTCATGCTCGGCACCAATGACCTATGGAAGGGATTTGAGTTAAGCGCTTCAGATATTGCAGCCTCCTGCATGTCCCTCGTCTGGACAGTACAGAAAAGCATGGCGGGGCCCGGATTGGGCGTGCCTGAAATTATATTTATCGCGCCTTACCCGCTCGGCAGGCTGTCTCAGTTCATGAAATTTTATTTCGAGGGGAGGGGAACCGTATCCAGACAGCTTGGAAAGGAGTGCAGGAAAGCGTCTGAAGCTGCGGGAAGCAGGTTCCTCGATTCATCAAAATACGTAAAAGCGAGCAAAATTGACGGTGTTCATCTGGATGAGCAAGAGCACGGAAACCTCGCGATAGGTATAAAAGAATTAGTAAAAGATATGCCTGGTTTTAATATATAA
- a CDS encoding ATP-binding protein, with protein MRKVQKLKASQVYRECDLSPLNFNTTEDLEPCTEFIGQKRAVDAINFGLGMEFGEYNIFLVGPTGVGKTTTIENILSKVAGEEPTPNDWCYVYNFQDSNESKAIELPTGKGKLFKKDMDDFLQVLKTDIPRAFESKDFEDEKQNIMNEFQKRKNELFEQLQKKAAGENIQVQFSPTGIITIPLIEGKPVTQENYNALDDKTKEEIKARKEKIDNEVADALKASRKLESEAGEKLKELEKRVALFSVRDLIENLREKYKIYPEIIDHLDQLQKHILENIDHFLPDKGMQAGGGVMPFRMPQQQPEFTEYKVNVFIDNSKTQGAPVIFETHPTYTNLFGSIEKEVRFGALITDFTMIRAGSIAKANGGYVVLEILDLFKYPFVWDALKKALENEELRIEDVYQQYGFSSTVGIRPEPIKLDVKVILAGNSYIYHMLYAYDEDFRKLFKVKADFDSVVDRNDVTLSQYSCFIKSISDRDGLAPFDRSGVEALIEYSSRLAGDQNKLSVQLGSITKILKEADYWAKAEGDNGLTERKHVEKAIEEKIYRSNMIEEKIRELITKGIILVDTEGMVTGQINGLAVYNMGDYAFGKPSRITCETYMGTEGVVNIERKSRLSGNIHDKGVLILNGYIGNNHAQEKPLSLSASIGFEQSYEMIDGDSASAAELVALLSSLSEVPIKQSFAITGSVNQKGQIQPIGGVNEKVEGFYAVCKAKGLTGEQGAVIPYQNVKNLMLKKEIVDAVKKGTFNIYPVETIDQAVEVLTGREAGKRGASGKYKRGTVNYLVDKKLREFAENYRKFGRQQGSKKTNDTNGK; from the coding sequence ATGAGAAAGGTACAGAAATTAAAAGCGTCGCAGGTTTACCGTGAATGCGATTTAAGCCCACTAAATTTCAACACCACAGAGGACCTTGAGCCGTGTACGGAATTTATCGGACAAAAAAGAGCGGTAGATGCAATTAATTTCGGACTCGGCATGGAGTTCGGCGAATACAATATATTCCTTGTCGGCCCCACAGGCGTAGGGAAGACCACGACCATAGAAAATATATTGTCTAAAGTTGCCGGGGAAGAGCCCACACCGAACGACTGGTGCTATGTGTACAATTTCCAGGATTCTAATGAGTCGAAGGCAATCGAACTGCCCACCGGCAAGGGAAAGCTCTTCAAAAAGGATATGGATGATTTTCTGCAAGTGCTCAAGACAGATATTCCCCGCGCGTTTGAAAGCAAGGACTTTGAAGATGAGAAACAAAATATAATGAATGAGTTTCAGAAGAGAAAAAACGAGCTTTTCGAGCAGCTTCAGAAGAAGGCCGCCGGGGAAAATATCCAGGTTCAGTTCTCTCCGACGGGGATTATCACGATTCCTCTTATCGAGGGCAAGCCGGTCACTCAGGAGAACTATAATGCGCTTGACGATAAAACAAAAGAGGAAATCAAGGCCAGGAAAGAGAAGATTGACAACGAGGTAGCGGATGCCTTAAAAGCCAGCAGAAAGCTCGAAAGTGAAGCCGGTGAAAAATTGAAGGAACTCGAAAAGAGGGTGGCGCTTTTCTCGGTTCGGGACCTCATAGAAAATCTCCGTGAGAAATACAAAATATATCCCGAGATAATAGACCACCTCGATCAGCTGCAAAAGCATATACTAGAGAACATCGATCACTTCCTACCTGATAAGGGAATGCAGGCGGGCGGCGGTGTTATGCCGTTCAGAATGCCGCAGCAGCAGCCGGAATTCACTGAGTACAAGGTGAACGTTTTCATAGACAATTCGAAGACCCAAGGCGCGCCTGTTATATTTGAAACCCACCCCACATATACGAACCTGTTCGGATCAATTGAAAAGGAGGTCAGATTCGGCGCCCTTATTACCGATTTCACGATGATCAGAGCAGGGTCGATTGCAAAGGCCAACGGGGGTTATGTGGTTCTTGAAATCCTGGATTTGTTCAAATACCCCTTTGTTTGGGACGCTCTCAAAAAAGCGCTCGAAAACGAGGAATTACGAATAGAAGACGTGTATCAGCAGTACGGGTTCTCAAGCACCGTAGGGATAAGACCCGAGCCCATCAAGCTCGATGTAAAAGTCATTCTGGCGGGAAATTCCTATATCTATCATATGCTGTATGCATATGATGAGGACTTCAGGAAACTGTTCAAAGTAAAAGCCGATTTCGACTCGGTAGTGGACAGAAACGACGTCACGTTATCGCAGTATTCGTGCTTTATAAAATCCATCAGCGACAGAGACGGACTCGCGCCGTTTGACAGAAGCGGCGTGGAGGCCCTGATCGAGTACTCGTCGCGACTGGCGGGAGACCAGAATAAACTATCCGTTCAACTCGGCTCAATTACGAAAATCCTGAAGGAGGCCGATTACTGGGCGAAGGCGGAAGGAGATAACGGGCTGACTGAAAGAAAGCACGTCGAGAAGGCGATAGAGGAAAAGATATACAGATCAAACATGATCGAAGAGAAGATCCGCGAGCTTATAACGAAGGGGATTATTCTGGTTGACACCGAGGGCATGGTAACGGGGCAGATAAACGGCCTTGCCGTCTACAATATGGGAGATTATGCGTTCGGAAAACCGTCCCGTATTACATGCGAGACCTATATGGGAACTGAAGGGGTTGTCAATATCGAGAGGAAATCCAGACTGAGCGGAAATATACACGACAAAGGCGTGCTCATTCTGAACGGCTACATAGGGAATAACCACGCGCAGGAAAAACCCCTCAGCCTTTCCGCCAGTATAGGGTTCGAGCAGAGCTACGAGATGATAGACGGCGACAGCGCCTCCGCCGCGGAACTGGTGGCCCTTCTATCTAGCCTGTCTGAAGTGCCGATAAAACAGAGTTTCGCGATTACAGGCTCGGTCAATCAAAAAGGCCAAATACAGCCGATCGGGGGCGTGAATGAAAAAGTGGAAGGATTTTACGCCGTATGCAAGGCAAAGGGCCTGACAGGCGAGCAGGGAGCAGTTATCCCCTATCAGAACGTAAAGAACCTGATGCTGAAGAAGGAAATTGTCGACGCTGTAAAAAAGGGGACATTTAACATATATCCGGTTGAAACAATTGACCAGGCAGTCGAGGTACTTACCGGCAGGGAAGCGGGCAAAAGGGGCGCGAGCGGAAAGTACAAGCGCGGCACCGTTAATTACCTCGTAGACAAGAAGCTCAGAGAATTCGCGGAAAATTACAGAAAGTTCGGAAGACAGCAGGGCTCGAAAAAGACAAACGATACTAACGGAAAATGA
- a CDS encoding alpha/beta fold hydrolase, translating into MPRVKINSVSLNYELTGRGPIVVFINGLTMDLNGWLLQVDPFGGKYSVLRYDCRGQGLSDKPDSPYSQEMHAEDLRNLLQKLDIPKAHIIGLSNGGMIAQHFALLCPEKIGALVLVDTCSYVGKLLELTIESWIRAAEEGGGSLRYDAALPYLFSEAFTKKNIDKILVMKEVSIQNNPVKTFINLAKASMRHDLSERISDISCPTLIIAGEEDILIPPRYSRILTQSIKNSKLVILKNCGHVPPIEIPEQFNKTVMNFLAEHDGLI; encoded by the coding sequence ATGCCTAGAGTCAAAATAAACTCCGTTAGTCTCAACTATGAGCTAACCGGCAGGGGACCTATCGTGGTATTTATTAACGGCCTGACTATGGATTTAAACGGCTGGCTGCTTCAGGTAGACCCGTTCGGCGGAAAATACTCCGTTCTGAGATACGACTGCAGGGGCCAGGGCCTCTCCGATAAGCCCGACAGTCCTTATTCCCAGGAAATGCACGCGGAGGACCTGCGAAATCTTCTTCAAAAGCTGGACATTCCAAAGGCCCACATCATCGGCTTATCGAACGGCGGCATGATCGCGCAGCACTTCGCCCTTCTTTGTCCTGAAAAAATAGGCGCGCTTGTGCTCGTGGACACATGCAGTTACGTGGGCAAGCTCCTTGAGCTTACTATAGAGTCGTGGATTAGAGCCGCGGAGGAGGGAGGCGGCAGCCTCAGATACGACGCGGCCCTCCCCTATCTCTTTTCGGAGGCATTTACGAAAAAAAATATCGATAAAATCCTCGTCATGAAAGAAGTGAGTATACAAAACAATCCTGTAAAAACGTTTATCAATCTCGCAAAGGCGAGCATGAGGCACGACCTGAGTGAACGGATTTCAGATATCAGCTGCCCCACACTTATAATAGCGGGAGAGGAGGACATCCTCATCCCACCGAGGTATTCAAGAATATTGACGCAGAGTATAAAGAACTCGAAGCTTGTCATTCTTAAGAACTGCGGCCATGTCCCGCCTATAGAAATACCCGAGCAATTTAACAAAACGGTAATGAATTTTCTCGCAGAGCATGACGGACTCATCTGA
- a CDS encoding HAD-IIA family hydrolase: MKLADLFDCFLIDLDGVVYVGEKPTGGSAETINTLKKMGKLVIFITNDPRRTASEYSKKLRDMGILTKPGDLVTSGMAIAYHIKSEYDDLGNKKAYVIGSRALKDEIELTGLKLARGEEAKKADFVIMGGHPEFHYEEIKLATLAIGNGALFFATNRDPAYPTEEGLVPATGAMLACIETASGKKAVVAGKPEIIMFEVALAENLHRDKHRLAIIGDRLDTDIEGGKNAGISTILALSGSTDEKEASESEIKPDYIIKDLRDLLKEVAGAQKFNA; the protein is encoded by the coding sequence ATGAAACTGGCTGACTTATTCGACTGTTTTCTTATAGATCTGGACGGGGTGGTCTATGTAGGGGAAAAGCCCACCGGGGGCTCGGCTGAAACTATCAATACGCTAAAAAAAATGGGAAAACTGGTTATCTTCATAACCAACGACCCCCGAAGAACGGCGTCCGAATACTCGAAGAAACTGAGAGATATGGGAATCCTTACAAAACCCGGAGATTTAGTAACCTCGGGCATGGCGATCGCCTATCATATCAAGTCGGAATACGATGATCTGGGAAATAAGAAAGCGTACGTTATAGGAAGCCGGGCCCTTAAAGACGAGATCGAGCTTACGGGACTTAAACTCGCTCGTGGTGAGGAGGCGAAGAAGGCGGATTTTGTCATAATGGGCGGACACCCCGAGTTCCATTACGAAGAAATCAAGCTGGCCACGCTCGCCATAGGAAACGGAGCGCTTTTTTTCGCCACTAACCGTGACCCGGCTTATCCGACCGAGGAAGGACTCGTTCCGGCGACAGGAGCGATGCTGGCGTGTATTGAGACCGCATCAGGCAAGAAGGCCGTTGTAGCGGGCAAGCCGGAAATTATAATGTTCGAGGTGGCGCTCGCGGAGAATCTCCACAGAGACAAGCACAGATTAGCGATCATCGGCGACCGCCTCGACACCGACATCGAGGGCGGAAAGAATGCGGGCATTTCCACGATACTGGCCCTTTCCGGATCGACAGACGAGAAAGAGGCATCGGAGTCCGAAATTAAACCCGACTATATAATTAAAGACCTGAGAGACCTTCTGAAGGAAGTTGCCGGGGCTCAAAAATTCAATGCCTAG
- a CDS encoding DMT family transporter has product MKNELSANKTGFLGRSNNKGILWMVLGGFAFSTMAALAHELGQQCDWLIIVFVRMFISFVIAFGLALRAGLNPFLLNRPLLWVRSLVGSSAMLATFYAITMLPISDVAVITETRPIWVAILAGYLIGEFTGKRIWLSIIFGMAGVILVEHPHIAEHNFAGLVALYAAFAGSIVMICLRKLRDIDLRVIVTHFSGTATIVSLISIFMLRESVDVTLLNNTTVIAMLLGVGIFGTIGQLAMTKAFSIGEAPSVASAGYIKVGFASGYDLIIWNHVFELPTLLGMALIFLSTGWLLKLNGNKREETLSEKPQRLASEEE; this is encoded by the coding sequence ATGAAGAACGAATTGTCCGCGAACAAGACAGGCTTTCTCGGCAGATCGAATAACAAGGGAATCCTGTGGATGGTATTGGGCGGCTTCGCTTTCTCCACAATGGCGGCGCTGGCCCACGAGCTGGGGCAACAATGTGATTGGCTTATTATCGTCTTTGTACGGATGTTCATATCATTCGTAATCGCGTTCGGACTTGCGCTCAGGGCGGGATTAAACCCGTTTCTTCTAAACAGACCGCTGCTCTGGGTAAGAAGCCTCGTCGGAAGCTCGGCAATGCTGGCGACCTTTTACGCGATAACCATGTTACCCATCTCGGACGTTGCGGTAATCACGGAAACGCGACCCATATGGGTCGCGATACTGGCGGGCTATCTAATAGGGGAATTCACCGGCAAAAGGATATGGCTTTCGATTATCTTCGGTATGGCTGGGGTTATATTGGTTGAGCACCCGCACATAGCCGAACATAATTTTGCGGGACTGGTCGCTCTATACGCCGCGTTTGCAGGCTCTATCGTTATGATCTGCCTTCGCAAACTGCGGGATATCGATCTGAGGGTGATAGTAACCCATTTTTCAGGCACGGCCACGATCGTGAGCTTAATATCAATTTTTATGCTGCGGGAAAGCGTCGACGTGACTCTCCTCAACAATACCACCGTAATTGCTATGCTGCTGGGTGTCGGCATATTCGGAACAATAGGGCAGCTGGCAATGACGAAGGCTTTTTCCATAGGGGAGGCGCCCAGCGTAGCATCGGCAGGATACATCAAGGTAGGTTTCGCCTCGGGATACGATCTGATAATCTGGAATCACGTGTTCGAGTTGCCCACGCTTTTGGGCATGGCGCTCATTTTCTTGTCTACCGGATGGCTTTTGAAGCTCAACGGAAATAAACGGGAAGAGACATTAAGCGAAAAGCCGCAAAGACTCGCGTCTGAAGAGGAATAG
- the mscL gene encoding large-conductance mechanosensitive channel protein MscL, with the protein MLKEFKEFAMRGNVVDMAVGIIIGAAFGTIVQSLVNDVVMPPIGLILGNVDFSNLFLVLKEGTPPGPYAALIDAKDAGAVTINYGAFINTVISFLIVALAVFVLVRAINQMKRKEEAKPEAPPEPSNEEKLLAEIRDILKKK; encoded by the coding sequence ATGCTTAAAGAATTCAAAGAATTTGCCATGCGCGGGAATGTGGTCGATATGGCTGTCGGTATCATAATCGGAGCAGCCTTCGGGACAATCGTTCAATCCCTTGTGAATGACGTTGTCATGCCGCCCATAGGTCTTATTCTTGGAAACGTGGATTTTTCCAACCTGTTTCTAGTACTCAAGGAAGGGACGCCGCCGGGTCCTTACGCCGCCCTGATAGACGCCAAAGACGCCGGTGCCGTCACGATAAACTACGGGGCATTCATAAATACTGTCATCAGCTTTCTAATTGTCGCGCTCGCGGTATTTGTACTCGTGCGCGCTATCAATCAGATGAAGAGAAAAGAAGAGGCTAAGCCCGAGGCGCCGCCCGAACCGTCGAACGAAGAAAAGCTGCTAGCCGAAATACGGGATATTCTGAAAAAAAAATAG
- a CDS encoding alcohol dehydrogenase — translation MKAAVYHGLKDVRVEDVPDPVIKEPSDVIVKITKGGICGSDLHIYRGHFELNEGDTLGHEFVGRVEEVGSGVKSLKKGDKVIGPFWISCGDCHYCEKGLHTSCVKGGCFGFGDILGGHGGCQADYIKVPHAEGTLVKTPESLSDDSEDERTLFLGDNVSTGYHGANSGNIQPGDTVVVLGDGAVGLFATYGATLFDPSNVITVGHHDYRLDIAKKYGATTVINSKNEDPGEMIREITNGLGANVVIECVGNTDSLQSCFEIVRPGGTVSITGLFWEPYPMNMTDFFLRNLHLSGGVAPSRAYIPRLMKLVEEGKLDPTHVISHRLPLEECARGYEMMDQRIDNAIKVVIET, via the coding sequence ATGAAAGCAGCTGTTTACCATGGACTTAAGGACGTAAGGGTGGAAGATGTCCCCGACCCGGTAATAAAGGAGCCGTCAGACGTTATAGTGAAAATAACAAAAGGGGGCATATGCGGTTCTGATCTTCATATTTACAGGGGGCATTTCGAGCTCAATGAAGGCGATACGCTGGGACACGAGTTTGTGGGCCGCGTCGAGGAGGTGGGAAGCGGCGTCAAGTCTCTAAAAAAAGGGGACAAGGTGATAGGACCGTTCTGGATAAGCTGCGGCGACTGTCATTACTGTGAAAAGGGTCTTCATACATCCTGCGTGAAGGGGGGATGTTTCGGCTTCGGGGATATACTCGGCGGGCACGGCGGCTGTCAGGCAGACTATATAAAGGTCCCCCATGCCGAGGGTACCCTGGTAAAGACACCCGAGAGTTTATCCGACGACAGCGAGGACGAAAGAACGCTTTTCCTCGGCGATAACGTCTCCACGGGATACCACGGTGCCAATTCCGGCAACATACAGCCGGGGGATACGGTGGTCGTCCTCGGGGACGGCGCTGTCGGACTGTTTGCCACCTATGGCGCCACTCTTTTTGATCCCTCAAACGTCATCACCGTAGGACATCATGACTACAGGCTCGATATAGCGAAAAAATACGGCGCGACGACCGTTATAAACTCGAAGAATGAGGACCCCGGGGAGATGATAAGAGAAATTACGAACGGTCTCGGCGCTAATGTTGTTATTGAATGTGTAGGTAATACGGATTCCCTGCAATCCTGCTTTGAAATCGTCAGGCCCGGGGGCACTGTTTCCATAACCGGACTGTTCTGGGAGCCGTATCCGATGAACATGACCGATTTTTTCCTGAGGAACCTGCATCTGAGCGGCGGAGTGGCGCCTTCAAGGGCGTACATACCCCGGCTGATGAAGCTGGTCGAGGAGGGGAAGCTGGACCCGACACACGTTATCTCTCACAGGCTCCCGCTTGAGGAATGCGCCAGGGGTTATGAAATGATGGACCAGAGGATAGATAACGCCATCAAGGTTGTTATCGAAACCTGA